In Nitrospira sp., a single genomic region encodes these proteins:
- a CDS encoding Fe(2+)-trafficking protein: MTEVACVTCGQTGEAITAPLFLGKLEQDIKAKVCTACWKKWEGMRVMVINEYQVNLGDESGRELVRKQMKAFLKLEGQADTSKIAENFRPEGT, encoded by the coding sequence ATGACAGAGGTAGCGTGCGTCACATGCGGACAAACCGGAGAAGCAATCACCGCTCCCCTCTTTCTCGGCAAGCTGGAACAGGACATCAAAGCAAAAGTCTGCACCGCCTGCTGGAAGAAGTGGGAGGGCATGCGGGTAATGGTGATCAATGAGTATCAGGTCAACCTCGGCGACGAAAGTGGACGAGAGCTGGTCCGCAAACAAATGAAGGCCTTCTTAAAGCTGGAAGGTCAAGCCGACACCTCGAAGATCGCCGAAAACTTCCGTCCCGAAGGCACCTAG
- a CDS encoding SAM-dependent methyltransferase, with the protein MRREQSQQSRAVELPSRPAKKPVGSLYLIGVPIGHPDDITIRALRTFNRVDVIATEDPIATQELLRHHNLCAALTSYGPTRIKEKVAVLIDRLQQGASVALVSDCGSPVISDPGSLLVAAAHKYSIPVHSIPGPSAVTAAMAAAGFSAEAFHFYGNMPAPTGSGKHRLAMALTHAEPTILFCQTTSCLAILEAIAKTAPRRKIALACDLTQQQETLMRGTARLILEQLKRIRPPRAITMIVAGTS; encoded by the coding sequence ATGCGACGAGAACAGAGTCAACAAAGCCGAGCGGTGGAACTCCCCAGCCGGCCGGCGAAGAAGCCTGTCGGTTCACTCTATCTGATTGGAGTCCCCATCGGGCATCCCGATGACATCACGATCCGTGCACTTAGGACTTTTAACCGGGTGGATGTAATCGCCACTGAGGATCCGATCGCCACGCAGGAACTCTTACGCCATCACAACCTGTGCGCCGCACTCACGAGCTATGGACCGACCAGGATCAAAGAAAAAGTTGCGGTCCTGATCGACCGACTGCAACAAGGCGCATCCGTTGCCTTGGTCTCAGATTGTGGTTCGCCTGTGATCTCGGACCCTGGAAGCCTCCTGGTTGCCGCAGCACACAAATACTCCATTCCCGTGCATTCGATCCCCGGCCCTTCAGCCGTGACCGCTGCGATGGCTGCAGCAGGTTTTTCCGCCGAGGCATTCCACTTTTATGGAAACATGCCTGCACCGACCGGCTCGGGTAAGCACCGGCTCGCAATGGCTCTGACGCATGCAGAGCCGACGATCCTCTTCTGTCAGACCACCTCATGCCTGGCGATTCTAGAGGCCATTGCAAAAACAGCCCCGCGCCGCAAAATCGCACTCGCATGCGACCTCACACAACAGCAAGAAACGCTTATGAGAGGAACCGCCCGTCTGATTCTAGAACAGCTGAAACGGATCCGACCGCCGCGGGCAATTACCATGATCGTGGCAGGAACAAGCTGA
- the cobA gene encoding uroporphyrinogen-III C-methyltransferase, translating to MSGKPHSGRVYLVGAGPGDPKLLTLRGKECLEQADVVFYDYLANPVLLSHAPLRAERIYVGRRGRGQYQPQETTNRMLIERATQGQVVVRLKGGDPFVFGRGGEEAEALAAAGVYFEVVPGVTAAVAAPAYAGIPVTHRTMASTVTFVTGHEDPDKLTTALEWPRLASSHGTLVFLMGMKNLPSIVSNLIAEGRPATTPVALIRWGTKAAQRTVVGTLADIVEQSRQAKLEPPTVVVVGEVVTLREQLNWFERRPLFGKRVLMTRAKEQAGELAGLLAAAGAEPIEGATIRIVEPNDWAPVDRAIDALGQYDWVIFTSVNGVAQFMKRLQKCGHDARSFAGRRICCIGPRTAEELATYGLNADMVPAEYQAEGVLATLAESDLSRARVLIPRAEVARELLPEELRSRGAVVDVVPVYRTEVPRDSVESWKQLLVDREIECVTFTSSSTVRNFIELVGGEAQARVLVQSVAVACIGPITAQTAREAGFSVAIMPNENTIPALVEAMAGYFGKGVSVATATAP from the coding sequence ATGTCAGGTAAGCCCCACAGTGGCAGAGTCTATCTGGTCGGAGCGGGTCCGGGAGATCCGAAGCTCTTGACCTTGCGGGGCAAGGAATGCCTTGAGCAGGCCGATGTGGTGTTCTACGATTACCTCGCGAATCCCGTGTTGTTGTCTCATGCTCCGCTCCGGGCCGAGCGCATTTACGTGGGCCGGCGGGGGCGCGGACAATACCAACCCCAAGAAACCACGAACCGCATGCTCATTGAGCGGGCGACGCAGGGACAGGTCGTGGTCCGCCTGAAGGGCGGCGATCCGTTCGTATTCGGTCGCGGGGGAGAAGAAGCGGAAGCGTTGGCCGCCGCGGGAGTCTATTTTGAAGTGGTTCCCGGTGTGACGGCGGCCGTAGCCGCTCCCGCCTATGCCGGAATTCCCGTAACCCATCGGACGATGGCATCGACCGTGACGTTTGTCACTGGCCATGAGGATCCCGATAAGCTCACCACTGCGCTCGAGTGGCCACGGCTGGCTAGTAGTCACGGCACGCTGGTGTTCCTGATGGGGATGAAAAACCTTCCTTCGATTGTGTCGAATCTTATCGCCGAAGGCCGTCCGGCGACGACCCCGGTCGCATTGATTCGATGGGGAACCAAAGCGGCGCAACGCACCGTAGTCGGGACGCTGGCCGATATTGTGGAGCAGTCCCGGCAGGCGAAGCTGGAGCCACCGACGGTCGTGGTCGTCGGAGAGGTGGTCACGCTTCGAGAGCAGTTGAATTGGTTCGAGCGGCGGCCGCTGTTCGGAAAGCGTGTGTTGATGACGCGTGCGAAAGAGCAGGCGGGAGAGCTGGCCGGCTTACTTGCAGCCGCCGGCGCGGAACCGATCGAAGGGGCCACGATTCGCATCGTCGAGCCGAATGATTGGGCGCCGGTCGATCGAGCGATTGACGCGCTCGGCCAGTATGACTGGGTGATCTTTACCAGCGTCAATGGCGTCGCGCAGTTTATGAAGCGGCTGCAGAAATGCGGGCATGATGCGCGCAGTTTTGCCGGGCGACGCATTTGCTGTATCGGGCCCCGCACGGCCGAGGAGTTGGCGACGTATGGCCTCAATGCGGATATGGTTCCGGCTGAGTATCAGGCCGAGGGGGTCCTGGCGACGCTGGCTGAGTCGGATCTGTCGCGGGCCCGCGTGCTCATCCCGCGGGCTGAAGTCGCGCGCGAGCTCCTGCCTGAGGAGTTACGGTCTCGCGGGGCGGTGGTCGACGTCGTTCCGGTGTATCGCACAGAAGTTCCACGAGACTCCGTCGAGAGCTGGAAGCAGTTGTTGGTGGACCGGGAGATCGAGTGCGTGACCTTTACCAGTTCGTCGACGGTCCGAAACTTTATTGAGTTGGTCGGGGGTGAAGCGCAGGCACGGGTCCTGGTACAATCGGTCGCAGTAGCCTGTATCGGACCGATCACGGCACAGACCGCGCGAGAGGCGGGATTTTCGGTTGCGATTATGCCCAACGAGAATACGATTCCGGCGTTGGTCGAGGCGATGGCAGGATATTTTGGGAAGGGCGTGTCGGTGGCTACGGCAACGGCGCCGTAG
- the hpt gene encoding hypoxanthine phosphoribosyltransferase has product MERVFGRPIVTQEQMRTRIRELGKQISADYAGKDLVLVGVLKGAYAFYADLARAIRIPIHIDFIVVSSYGGKTKTSGKVKLVTDLTEPIKGKDVLLVEDIVDSGLTVQYLLKTFAKKKPKSLKVCTLLSKPDRRQVTVQVDYEGFKIPDHYVVGYGLDYQQQYRNLPYLAVLDLADEEA; this is encoded by the coding sequence ATGGAGCGTGTGTTTGGCCGGCCGATTGTGACGCAGGAACAGATGCGAACCCGCATCCGGGAATTGGGCAAGCAGATTAGCGCCGACTATGCAGGCAAAGATTTGGTACTCGTGGGGGTGCTCAAGGGAGCGTATGCCTTTTACGCGGACCTGGCTCGCGCCATCCGGATTCCGATTCACATCGACTTTATCGTAGTATCCAGTTACGGTGGCAAGACCAAAACGTCGGGGAAGGTGAAGCTCGTCACCGACCTTACGGAACCGATTAAGGGCAAGGATGTCCTGTTGGTCGAGGACATCGTTGATTCGGGGTTGACCGTTCAGTACTTGCTGAAAACCTTCGCGAAGAAGAAGCCGAAGTCGCTGAAGGTCTGTACGCTGTTGAGCAAGCCGGACCGGCGGCAAGTCACGGTGCAGGTCGATTACGAGGGCTTCAAGATTCCCGATCATTATGTGGTCGGGTATGGACTGGACTATCAGCAGCAATATCGAAATTTGCCGTATCTGGCCGTCTTGGATCTCGCGGATGAAGAGGCGTAA
- a CDS encoding CBS domain-containing protein, with protein MVPVKSFMIPREKFVTVARDTDAQTAARIMRDRGIGSLFITNDKEIIGIVTDTDMMRRVVASGSDATKATVEQIMSAPIMTIEESKTLLDANDLMAQAHVRHLGVTREGKLVGVISVRDLVVFLTNLPRK; from the coding sequence ATGGTTCCTGTGAAATCGTTCATGATTCCTCGAGAGAAATTTGTCACCGTGGCCCGTGATACCGACGCCCAGACGGCGGCGCGGATTATGCGTGATCGCGGGATCGGCAGCTTGTTCATTACCAACGACAAAGAGATTATCGGTATCGTGACCGACACGGACATGATGCGCCGGGTGGTGGCGTCGGGGTCGGATGCGACTAAGGCAACGGTGGAACAGATCATGTCGGCTCCGATCATGACGATCGAGGAGAGCAAGACACTGCTGGATGCCAACGACCTGATGGCTCAGGCGCATGTGCGCCACCTGGGCGTGACGCGCGAGGGGAAGTTGGTCGGTGTGATTTCTGTTCGTGATTTGGTGGTCTTTCTGACGAATTTGCCAAGGAAGTAG
- the hemA gene encoding glutamyl-tRNA reductase, producing MHVIVVGLSHKTAPVEIREKLAVPESRMGEALSRLTSYSGVKEGLLLSTCNRVEVYSVVDDIEQGYGRIQEFLADTHLSLSSEQLTPHLYWHAGDRAITHLFRVAASLDSMIVGESQILGQLKEAFESALAHKTTGLIMNKVVKKAISVAKRVRTETKIAEMAVSVSYAAVELAKKIFSDLGHRTVLLVGAGEMAKLAAQHLIAQGVGQVRITTRTPQHAVDLAEKFGGTAVPFEQYKDDMASADIVLVSTGASHYLISADDVQRAVTARMNRPMFLIDISVPRNIDPAVRHVDNAFLFDIDDLKQRVEKNRAERLQEADKAEQMVVEEVGVLREWMKSLEVTPTIVALKQRADEIKRSELDKTLGRLAHLPAQDRELVEGLASSIVNKMIHGTMVTLKSEVNSSSGAAFVEAARRFFSLEAAQPPEPRGDSTVEPSSCLAHDLSEPLIEQVPSRTAGRKQP from the coding sequence ATGCATGTAATCGTAGTCGGGCTCAGTCATAAGACGGCGCCCGTCGAAATTCGCGAGAAGCTGGCGGTGCCGGAGAGCCGGATGGGCGAGGCGCTCAGCCGGCTGACGTCTTATTCCGGCGTGAAAGAAGGCTTGCTTCTGTCCACCTGCAATCGTGTCGAAGTCTATTCTGTCGTCGACGATATCGAGCAGGGGTATGGGCGGATCCAGGAATTCCTGGCCGATACCCATCTCTCTCTCTCCTCTGAACAGCTGACCCCGCATTTGTATTGGCATGCCGGCGACCGAGCCATCACGCATCTGTTTCGTGTGGCGGCCAGTCTCGACTCGATGATCGTGGGTGAATCTCAGATCCTCGGGCAGTTGAAAGAGGCGTTTGAATCGGCGCTGGCGCATAAGACGACCGGGCTGATCATGAACAAGGTCGTCAAGAAAGCCATTTCCGTCGCCAAGCGCGTGCGGACCGAAACGAAGATTGCCGAGATGGCCGTGTCGGTCAGCTATGCGGCGGTCGAACTCGCCAAGAAGATTTTTTCGGACCTCGGGCATCGAACCGTCTTGCTGGTCGGGGCGGGGGAAATGGCCAAGTTGGCGGCCCAACACCTCATTGCGCAGGGGGTCGGCCAGGTGCGGATTACCACCAGGACCCCGCAACATGCCGTCGATTTGGCGGAGAAGTTCGGCGGGACGGCGGTGCCGTTCGAGCAATACAAGGACGATATGGCGTCGGCCGATATCGTGCTGGTCTCGACGGGCGCGTCGCACTATCTCATCAGCGCCGATGATGTGCAGCGGGCGGTGACTGCGCGGATGAACCGGCCGATGTTTTTGATCGATATTTCGGTCCCGCGCAATATCGATCCGGCGGTGCGGCATGTCGACAATGCGTTTTTGTTCGATATCGACGATTTGAAGCAGCGGGTGGAAAAAAATCGCGCCGAGCGTTTGCAGGAAGCCGATAAGGCTGAGCAGATGGTGGTGGAAGAGGTCGGGGTATTGCGCGAGTGGATGAAGTCGTTGGAAGTGACGCCGACGATTGTCGCGTTGAAGCAGCGGGCGGATGAGATCAAGCGCAGCGAATTGGACAAGACCTTGGGGCGGCTCGCACACCTGCCGGCCCAGGATCGGGAGCTTGTCGAGGGGTTAGCGTCGTCGATTGTGAACAAGATGATTCACGGGACGATGGTGACGTTGAAGTCCGAGGTGAATTCGTCGAGCGGGGCGGCGTTTGTCGAAGCCGCGCGCCGCTTTTTCAGCCTTGAAGCGGCACAGCCTCCCGAGCCGCGTGGAGACTCAACGGTCGAACCATCATCCTGTCTCGCCCACGATTTGAGTGAGCCTCTCATTGAGCAGGTTCCTTCCCGGACGGCCGGTCGGAAGCAACCGTAG
- a CDS encoding bifunctional riboflavin kinase/FAD synthetase codes for MKVTRGYSGGEGRPYPVATVGNFDGHHLGHRSLLQTVVETARRMEGTALVLTFDPHPVKILAPHVDLKFLTSPEEKLQRFEDAGIDEVIVLEFDPAFASLSPETFTELVLYRGLHLRQIFVGQHFVFGKGRTGNVASLTVMGKRFGFSVNPVSPVIADGGIVSSTRVRKLVQEGQVDLAARLLGRQYAMQGVVMPGAQRGQELGWPTANLRLPVERVIPPNGVYATVTIWNQQRFDSVAYIGSRPTFDAGERLMEVHLLNERQDLYGESIEVRFLQRLRGDTKFPSGADLSRQIAIDVERAKAILQEHRSALSAG; via the coding sequence ATGAAGGTGACGCGCGGATACTCAGGCGGCGAAGGGCGGCCCTACCCGGTGGCCACGGTCGGCAATTTTGACGGGCATCATCTCGGCCATCGCTCGCTGCTGCAGACGGTCGTAGAGACCGCGCGTCGGATGGAGGGCACGGCGCTTGTGCTGACGTTCGATCCCCATCCGGTCAAGATTCTTGCTCCTCATGTGGATTTGAAGTTTCTCACAAGCCCTGAAGAAAAGTTGCAACGTTTCGAGGATGCGGGCATCGATGAAGTCATTGTCCTGGAGTTCGATCCGGCGTTCGCGAGTCTCTCGCCGGAAACCTTCACGGAGCTGGTCTTGTATCGCGGGTTGCACCTGCGGCAGATTTTTGTCGGGCAGCATTTTGTCTTCGGCAAGGGGCGTACGGGCAATGTCGCCTCGTTGACGGTGATGGGGAAACGATTCGGATTTTCCGTGAATCCTGTCTCGCCGGTGATTGCCGACGGCGGCATCGTCAGTTCCACGCGTGTGCGTAAATTAGTGCAAGAGGGGCAGGTCGATCTCGCGGCCCGGTTGCTGGGACGCCAGTATGCGATGCAGGGAGTCGTCATGCCGGGTGCTCAGCGGGGGCAGGAGTTGGGCTGGCCGACGGCCAATCTGCGATTGCCGGTTGAGCGGGTGATTCCGCCGAACGGAGTGTATGCGACGGTGACGATTTGGAATCAGCAGCGGTTCGATTCCGTTGCGTATATCGGGTCCCGGCCGACGTTTGATGCCGGCGAGCGGCTGATGGAAGTCCATTTATTGAATGAGCGGCAGGATCTGTACGGAGAGTCGATCGAGGTGCGGTTTCTTCAGCGGCTGCGCGGCGACACCAAGTTCCCCAGCGGCGCTGATCTGAGCCGTCAAATTGCGATCGATGTGGAGCGAGCCAAAGCGATTTTACAAGAGCATCGCAGTGCGCTGTCGGCAGGATGA
- the tilS gene encoding tRNA lysidine(34) synthetase TilS: MAMVEQRVSRRAWPPLLHRVVKTVRARGLFEPGHHLLVAVSGGPDSVALLTLLHRLVPRWRLRLTAVHFNYGLRGRESDEDQAFVMSLCEALQVPLRCVPLDVRTRPPQISLQVQARDVRYRAMAKLAEEVGADRMVVGHTADDQAETIVLWMLRGAGLTGLAGMPVQRDGMIVRPLYEVRRREVLEFLGAMGQAYRQDSSNAKLIYARNRIRHQLLPVLNQIVPGAVDALCRMGDLCREDDRYLEDQTIMVCASLVQPDGAEGYSIDRLRLQAQPLALQRRVLREVFRRMHPIRRASSLATVEAVRRLLSSHRGGATHFVGGVHIRVTENALLMQPAQAVALPQESKAGLERRSVQIPSVIEWTGTGQRIRVQEGSREAAHQLSASQGWVMIVDADLLSYPLHIRTWRPGDRFAPAGMKGRSKKLQDYFVDLKVPAAQRRRIPILDSPQGIVGVLGFRPDGRFQVSAHTRRYLAISLEKVSVTKGAQ; encoded by the coding sequence ATGGCAATGGTCGAACAACGCGTCTCGCGGAGAGCCTGGCCTCCGTTGCTGCACCGGGTCGTCAAGACGGTGCGGGCGCGCGGGTTGTTTGAGCCGGGGCACCACCTGCTCGTAGCGGTGTCTGGCGGCCCGGACTCCGTAGCGCTGTTGACGCTCCTCCATCGGCTGGTCCCCCGTTGGCGATTGCGGCTGACGGCGGTCCATTTCAATTACGGCCTTCGTGGACGCGAGTCCGATGAGGATCAGGCGTTTGTGATGTCGCTGTGCGAGGCGCTTCAGGTGCCGCTTCGCTGCGTGCCGCTGGACGTTCGGACTCGCCCGCCGCAAATTTCTCTTCAGGTCCAGGCGCGCGACGTACGGTACCGTGCCATGGCCAAGCTGGCCGAAGAGGTCGGTGCGGATCGCATGGTCGTCGGCCATACAGCGGATGATCAGGCGGAAACGATTGTGCTTTGGATGTTGCGTGGAGCCGGACTCACGGGTCTGGCGGGTATGCCGGTTCAACGCGATGGGATGATTGTTCGCCCGCTGTATGAGGTTAGGCGCCGGGAGGTGCTGGAATTTCTTGGCGCGATGGGGCAAGCGTATCGACAGGATTCCAGTAATGCGAAGCTGATCTACGCGCGTAACCGTATTCGTCATCAGTTGCTTCCCGTACTCAATCAGATTGTACCTGGGGCCGTCGATGCGCTTTGCCGGATGGGTGATTTGTGCCGTGAGGACGATCGGTATCTGGAAGACCAGACGATCATGGTATGCGCCTCGCTGGTTCAGCCGGATGGTGCCGAGGGATATTCCATCGACCGGCTTCGTCTTCAGGCGCAACCGCTGGCCCTGCAACGGAGGGTTTTGCGCGAGGTGTTTCGCCGGATGCATCCGATTCGGCGGGCCTCGAGTCTCGCGACGGTTGAGGCCGTGCGGCGGCTGCTCTCGTCACATCGAGGAGGGGCTACGCACTTTGTCGGGGGTGTGCACATTCGGGTGACTGAGAACGCGCTGCTCATGCAGCCGGCTCAAGCGGTTGCTCTCCCGCAGGAGTCTAAGGCGGGACTCGAACGGCGCTCGGTGCAGATCCCTTCCGTCATCGAATGGACTGGAACGGGACAACGAATTCGAGTACAAGAAGGGTCTCGTGAAGCGGCCCATCAATTGTCCGCTTCCCAGGGATGGGTGATGATCGTCGATGCGGATCTGTTGTCGTATCCGCTGCACATTCGAACCTGGAGACCCGGGGATCGATTTGCCCCGGCGGGCATGAAGGGACGATCCAAGAAGTTGCAGGATTACTTTGTGGATCTCAAGGTCCCTGCGGCGCAACGGAGACGAATTCCGATCTTGGATTCCCCTCAAGGAATTGTAGGTGTGTTGGGATTTCGGCCGGATGGGCGGTTTCAAGTGAGCGCCCACACGCGCCGATATTTGGCCATCAGTCTTGAGAAGGTGTCAGTCACGAAGGGAGCGCAGTAG
- the hemC gene encoding hydroxymethylbilane synthase, with the protein MSTPTAARTTLVLGTRASKLALQQSEWFQAQVQAIAPDITVTLTRIQTSGDKIVDVPLAKIGGKGLFVKEIEEALLSGEIDFAVHSMKDVPTQLPDGLEILCVPPREDSRDALISRTGCRFQELPVGARVGSSSLRRQSQFLHARPDLRIEMLRGNLDTRLKKLKEGQFDAIILAAAGLRRLGWTEEITEYLDPQLCLPAIGQGALGIEGRSNDQFVRSILSRLTHQPTQVAVTAERALLHRLEGGCQVPIAAYATLTNDQVHLEGLVASVDGKTVIRDAVQGTRAEAQILGTRLAERLLARGADKILGEIYGRA; encoded by the coding sequence GTGTCGACACCAACAGCCGCACGAACCACCCTGGTTCTGGGCACCAGGGCGAGCAAGCTGGCGTTACAGCAGAGCGAGTGGTTTCAGGCGCAAGTACAGGCGATTGCGCCTGATATCACGGTGACGCTCACCCGGATACAAACGTCGGGCGACAAGATCGTCGATGTGCCCCTCGCGAAGATCGGCGGAAAGGGCCTGTTCGTCAAGGAAATCGAAGAGGCCCTGTTGAGCGGCGAAATTGATTTTGCGGTGCATAGCATGAAAGATGTCCCGACGCAGTTGCCGGACGGGCTGGAGATTCTCTGTGTGCCTCCGCGCGAGGATTCGCGGGATGCGTTGATCAGCCGAACTGGTTGCCGCTTTCAGGAGTTACCCGTCGGAGCCCGTGTGGGATCGAGCAGCTTGCGCCGGCAATCGCAGTTTCTTCACGCGCGACCGGATCTCCGGATCGAGATGCTCCGGGGCAATCTTGATACCCGGTTGAAGAAACTCAAAGAAGGGCAGTTCGATGCGATTATCCTGGCCGCAGCCGGACTACGGCGTTTGGGATGGACGGAAGAAATCACCGAATATCTCGATCCGCAACTCTGTCTCCCGGCGATCGGGCAAGGGGCTTTGGGCATTGAGGGGCGGTCGAATGATCAGTTCGTGCGCTCCATTTTGAGCCGGCTGACCCATCAGCCGACGCAGGTGGCGGTGACGGCCGAACGTGCGTTGTTGCATCGATTGGAAGGCGGTTGTCAGGTGCCGATCGCGGCTTATGCGACATTGACGAATGACCAGGTGCATCTGGAGGGGCTGGTCGCGAGTGTGGATGGCAAGACCGTCATTCGAGATGCCGTGCAAGGAACGAGGGCCGAGGCGCAGATCTTGGGTACCAGGCTGGCGGAACGGTTGCTCGCGCGGGGTGCGGACAAGATTCTGGGCGAGATTTATGGAAGGGCTTGA
- a CDS encoding sulfurtransferase TusA family protein has protein sequence MDKNANVQPGISTDIELDLRGVICPYNFVKTKLKLETMDQGQVLAVLLDDGDPIKNVPRSVENEGHTVLAQDRVGAAFRVRIRREETD, from the coding sequence ATGGATAAGAATGCTAATGTGCAACCGGGGATTTCGACGGATATCGAGTTGGATCTCCGCGGGGTCATCTGTCCGTATAATTTTGTGAAGACGAAGTTGAAGCTCGAGACGATGGATCAGGGACAGGTCTTAGCCGTCTTGCTGGATGATGGGGATCCCATTAAGAATGTTCCGCGCAGCGTAGAGAATGAGGGGCATACGGTACTTGCGCAAGATCGGGTCGGGGCCGCGTTTCGGGTGCGCATCAGGCGAGAGGAGACCGACTAG
- the ccsA gene encoding cytochrome c biogenesis protein CcsA, with translation MAVVCFMVTMGLYFVATISFLAYLLRRSEALSKVSLAITAAGFVMHTLALVARMVGSSAAAPPSVHEALSFFSWMLILVFLAVEFRHRIHVLGSFIVPLALVSLISAAALPDTAPTLQPMFRTLWLHVALSMLGTVGFAVAFVAGVMYLIQDRLLKSKRFNVLYAKLPALDFLDHLNQQSIILGFPLLTLGIITGAISAEFAKGAYVSWNPEQTWALVTWLFYFVVLLGRLTVGWRAKRAAYLTVIGFAGVILTLIGVVLKSYGTVS, from the coding sequence ATGGCCGTAGTCTGCTTCATGGTGACGATGGGATTGTACTTCGTCGCGACTATTTCATTTCTTGCCTATCTATTGCGGCGCTCTGAAGCCCTGTCAAAAGTCTCTTTGGCCATTACCGCGGCAGGGTTTGTGATGCATACCCTCGCGCTGGTTGCACGGATGGTCGGGAGTTCTGCTGCCGCGCCTCCGAGTGTCCATGAGGCGCTCTCGTTTTTCTCCTGGATGCTCATTCTAGTATTTCTCGCCGTCGAGTTCCGCCACCGGATTCACGTATTAGGTTCTTTCATTGTTCCGCTTGCGCTGGTGTCTCTCATCTCAGCCGCGGCCTTGCCCGATACGGCTCCGACCCTGCAGCCGATGTTTCGAACGCTCTGGCTCCACGTCGCCTTGAGCATGTTGGGGACGGTGGGTTTTGCCGTCGCGTTCGTTGCGGGTGTGATGTATCTCATCCAAGACCGCCTTCTCAAGTCGAAACGGTTCAACGTGTTGTATGCCAAGCTGCCGGCGTTGGATTTTCTTGACCATCTGAACCAGCAATCCATCATTCTCGGGTTTCCGCTCCTTACGCTCGGGATCATCACCGGTGCGATTTCCGCGGAGTTTGCCAAGGGGGCCTATGTGAGTTGGAACCCCGAACAAACCTGGGCGCTGGTGACCTGGTTATTCTATTTTGTCGTGCTTCTTGGACGTCTGACCGTGGGGTGGCGCGCGAAACGGGCGGCCTACTTAACCGTAATCGGGTTCGCGGGAGTCATTTTGACGCTGATTGGCGTGGTCCTCAAGAGCTACGGGACGGTGTCGTGA
- the hemB gene encoding porphobilinogen synthase — protein MAFPIQRLRRLRQQDSFRRMVRETVLSPADFIYPLFVVEGQGRREEIGSMPGQFRLSVDLLVKEAAEVKSLGIPAIILFGIPAKKDDRGTSGYEPNGIVQRAIKAVKDQVPGLAVITDVCIDEYTDHGHCGIVKNGKILNDETLECLRTMARTHAEAGADMVAPSDMMDGRVASIRAELDQAGFPELPIMAYAAKFSSCFYAPFRDAAYSSPQFGDRQSYQMDPANGREALREIDSDVEEGADIVMVKPAMPYLDIIAQARARTLLPIAAYQVSGEYSMIKAAGRAGWLDETRAMMESLLSIRRAGADLILTYFAKDAVRQLH, from the coding sequence ATGGCGTTTCCGATCCAGCGGTTACGGCGGCTCCGGCAACAGGACTCGTTTCGGCGGATGGTGCGGGAAACCGTGCTGTCTCCGGCGGATTTCATCTACCCCTTGTTCGTCGTCGAGGGGCAGGGCCGGCGTGAGGAGATCGGGTCGATGCCCGGCCAGTTCCGTCTGTCGGTCGATCTATTGGTGAAAGAGGCGGCGGAGGTCAAGTCTCTTGGCATTCCCGCAATTATCCTGTTCGGTATTCCTGCGAAAAAAGATGACCGGGGGACATCAGGGTACGAGCCTAACGGGATCGTGCAGCGGGCGATTAAGGCGGTGAAGGATCAAGTGCCTGGGCTGGCTGTCATTACGGATGTCTGTATCGATGAATACACTGATCATGGCCATTGCGGTATTGTGAAAAACGGCAAAATTCTCAATGATGAAACGCTGGAGTGTTTGCGCACGATGGCCCGCACGCATGCTGAAGCCGGCGCCGATATGGTGGCCCCTTCCGATATGATGGATGGACGGGTGGCTTCGATTCGTGCGGAGCTCGATCAGGCGGGTTTCCCCGAACTGCCGATCATGGCGTATGCCGCAAAGTTCTCGTCTTGTTTCTATGCCCCGTTTCGGGATGCCGCGTATTCGAGCCCGCAGTTTGGCGATCGCCAGTCGTATCAGATGGATCCGGCCAACGGACGGGAAGCGCTGCGCGAAATCGATTCGGACGTGGAGGAAGGGGCGGATATCGTGATGGTCAAACCGGCCATGCCCTATCTGGATATTATCGCCCAGGCTCGCGCGCGGACCTTGCTTCCCATCGCGGCGTACCAAGTCAGTGGTGAGTACAGCATGATCAAAGCGGCGGGGCGCGCCGGCTGGCTGGATGAAACGCGCGCCATGATGGAATCGCTGCTCTCGATCCGGCGGGCCGGGGCCGATCTCATCTTGACCTACTTCGCGAAGGATGCCGTCCGGCAGCTCCATTGA